In the genome of Silurus meridionalis isolate SWU-2019-XX chromosome 17, ASM1480568v1, whole genome shotgun sequence, the window GATCAGATGTGAGGAGGGCACTGTGCAGAAGAAATGAAAAGCACACAAAAGCTGAAAGCATCACACATTCTGCTCTGATCCTCTTTGCCTGTTCTGGGGCCTTGGTGTAAAGGACTCTAGTGGAGACTCTGATCGCATTAAATGAACAGGAAAAATCAAACTTCAAGTGaaaatttaacacattttgcACTGCTAAGCCATGCATGACATAAAATCACGCAAATAtactttataacaaaaaatgtgttaaatgtctTTAGTATTAAATCATTTGCACTCAAAACTAAATATTTGGTGTTTTGCCTAATCTTCCATCTCTAGTCATTTAACACTAACACTACTGTTCAGAAGGACCTATGATGTAAATATCTAGTGAAGTTAACAAATATTTGCAGCGGCAAAGCATCCAGAAATATTTATAACCAGTGACAAACATAAATGACACTGACCTTATGAGACTAAACGTGGGCATGTGCAGTGACGTGACAAAGTATAACTTTATCCAAATATGGATCAACATGGTGCAGCTATTACTAATGGGAATGAAGACAGGAGAGTGCACGTAATCCTTGATAAAGTACACATTATAGACCGGCACTTGGCAAAGAGCACATGCTGTTACTGCTTTACCCAGTACtatataatgaatatacatTCTAGTGaattactgtataaacactCTCTCCAGAATGTTTCATTTATCTGCCTGATTTTATGTCATCAAAAATGAAATGCGAGTCGCATCGCAATGAGCATTAACAATTAAGCAACGCTTGAATGTCAAAGCCGTCAATGGCAATCCTCTGTCACCAGATCGGAATTTAATAGTGCACAACTAGTATGTGGAAGAATGTGGATATGCAAAAGAGTCTCGAAGGAATTTGTCCAGCACCCTATGGAATCTATGCAATGATGAATTAAGGCTGTTCTGGAGTCAAACGAAtgggtgttcctaataaagtggccactgtactgtacatagtTTGGGGGTGTATAGTAAATTAACAAATCTCATCATAGTCCATTTCAAGTGTCTTTTTTTCTACACCACAAAACCACAATGGTGAAACAATTTATCCTCTTGCTTGGAGTATACCTCTGCCATAAAGTCATCTCGTACGACCTTTTAAGTCGACCCGCTTCCATTTAAAACAGTTTGAGAGCCTCATGAAGTGCTAAATGATCTCTCTTGTGCATGTTTTGCTTTGTGGCCAAAAGATAGATATCAGTTATTTCTTCTCGCCGTTTTTCTGTTTAGCCAGCACTTCTTGGTAAGACGTGCTTCCTCTTTGTCTGTTTTCCCAAGCAGATAGCCATCTTACGTAAACATCCACCCATGATCTGTGCGCTGCGCTCCACTGTGAATGCAGGCAGATCAAAGGAGGATTCAACCAATTCTACTGATTCACTTCAGAAGATATTATCACTTCATGTAATCCAAAGTACTTTGATTCAAATTTAGGGGATTTATATGTACCTGCTGGCAGATTGTATCTGGACAGACTACAATTGTAGTAAGACGTCTTTGGAGGTGCAGCTCTGCAAAAGAGAGCTCTCATAGGAAATGAGAGTGTAAAAAATTCCTATGTTTTATGAAACACAATATATGGCCAAAATATATGGACATTTGACCTTTACATCCCTAAGTTAGTCTTTTAAAAACTTCAAAGTTGAAAGCATTagatttcccttcactggatcTAAGAGGCCTAAATATATCAGCATGATGAagctcctgtgcacaatgcaAGGCCTAAAGATGAACTTAAATGGCCTGTTGAGTAAATCCCACTGAACAAATCCTAGAGGAATTGGAACATCCCAGGTCTTATTATCAAACATTAATGCCTGACATTATTATGCTCTTGAAGCTGAATGAAAAAACACTTAAGCCaagctcctgttttttttttttttttggtaaaggGTTGTTCAATAAGTATCTTGTGGTGGTGCTCAGGAGtctatatattattttagcCAAAAAGTGCATATCTGTTTTGTCAAAACTGATGATGCAAATCTGGGGATCTGCTTCATGCAGAATcaacaaaaactaaaacaaaaaaaacaacagttgtAGCTTCATATGACTTCTACCCCTAAAATGCCTGCTGTTTTACCACTCTGAATTAAACAGCACTTAAGGGTTCTTTCATTTGGTTGCAGATAAACTGAGTGTTAGACATCAAACGAGGGCTCGAGAGGCATCAGATGCCATGCCTGCAGATATTTTCAGATGAGATAAAGCATGGCAGCCCCAGAGCTCAAGGTCCCCTTGATGTCGGGAAAGTGCTCTTAATCTGAGCACTCCGATCCTCGGCTTGGACCGCTACACTCTTTATCGCATGAGGAATGAAAGTGGCGGTGGCTTTGAGAAGGCTGCATGACAAGCTCGGCTACCATGCCAAAGTGGATGAACTGAGGAAGATTAGTGGGAGAAAAGCAAGGGCACCTTCTTTCTAAAATGGGGACTGAAGGTTGCATTTGGGAAAAAGTTTTGAATCATAGTATTGTATAGTTCTTTAGGGAAAAGCTTGTGAGATTTTTAAAACCAGGCTTCCTTTTCAGAGAAGCGGAAAACCATCGCAGACTAAACAGAGGGTCAGGCATTATAACGGTGGCGTGACTTTTAATCAAGCATAGAAAAATGGTATCGTTTTTCATGGTTCCTAAAAAAAACTTCTCAATCCTACACTTCAGAGTGGtttctacattttctttttatttgttcaaaaGCTTCATTTGGTTTCTCAACTCAAAGAATCGTTATTTCAGAACGTGTCATATGCAGAAGCATCAACACTCAGGATGATCATATGacatataaaaatacagaatatcTTACCTTAATAATGTTTGTACAAATATAGAAGAACTATCACTttatctcacatacacacacgtttaACGTGGTGTATTTAGTTGCATGAGTAAAATAATAGatgactgttttaaaaaaaaaaaaaaaaaaagctgattcaATGATTCAAGGGTTTGGTTTCAGATGCTGGACtttgttaatatttaaaatttattaaagaacattaacagtttgattaaaaaaaaaaatacatgtataaaaaaaagtcattcacaaaaaaataccTTTTTAAAAGCCTCAATGTTTGTCAGCTAATAAATATACTGGTTggattttataatgaattatagtagtaatgataaaatgaaagaatgaataacTAGTGGTAACTGTATAGTAGTTAAATGAAAGTTTATGACAAGAAATCCCAAAAGGATGAATATTTTCGACTTTGATCGAACGAACAAAAAAAGGCAAGTTTGTCGGATGGATGTAGGTGCCAACGATGATGTGCCTTTCAAGAATAAACATGTGTAAAGAACCgaaatgtatttaacattttaaaattaagtGTATTTAGCCATTTCCCAGTGTCAATCCCTTATCATAAATCAGCACCACCATTGTGCATTGTTCACACTCTAAAGATAGCCTGTACATTTTCGTACTCAACCATGTAGCCACCCAGCTTCCAAAAGTGCTTTTCATCCCAAAACTATGGCCTGATTTTGTGTAACGTAGCTCAAGCAGCAGCACCTTCACCAGACGTGCCACTAGAAAACAGGTGCGTAAAACTTAAAAGCCGTGAGTGACATTTTATTCAGGCTGCTTGGGTCAGAGAGCTTTGGTTGCATGGTCACTCAGTGCAGAAacgtgtgtgtaaaaaaaaaaagaacacgtGTAATAGTCCCACGCTACATTTATAGTAACGAACTGGAGCTGAAACACGAAGCATTCTTTACACCAGGATTAACACAAAGACTTCCTGATCTAGAACAGAGTGTAGCTTGTGACGCTTAAGTGTGCTTGGGTTTAAAGACACATCAATCAGCTTATCCTTGCAGCACACAATAACCATGATATAGCCACTCTTAGTGATATACAAACCCAGGCAGACAGTGGTTGAGACTGAAACGAAACACTATGGCACCGCATTACTCAAGTCACTCGGTGTGGTTGAGTAAAATGCCAGTGCGGCACTTGAACCTCTTAAAGGACCAAAATGAACCGATTTACCCTTTTGTGGATAAACGGGAAGGTTTTGCTTTTGTCCGGGTCGTCGGATTGCACTCACATGCGAAAAATTccatttttgaaaaaaacattgggggaacaaaagagaaaggaaaaaagaaaaaaaaaaaaagatcacagaAAATAAATACTCTTTCTTTAAACTTCTTGTACCTATTGCTTtaagaatgtaaaatataaaacacacacaaagaggtCAGTCTTTTCTGAAACAGTATAATTGTTTTGattctataaatataatttatatagttctttttctttccattgCCCAACTTTCCCAAAGGTTCTTCCATCTTCTTGTGGAAAAAGGGATCCTACTTGCAGACAACTCGTGCTCTCtttcagcaaaaaaattaaaataaaataagatgcaATTAAGAGCAGGCTACTTGCACACAAACTGATCGACGACCCTTGTGCAGCGCTTGCACTTGACGTAGCAGCACCAGTGAAATTTGCAGTGGCAGCGTTCGACCAGTGTGGCCTTGAACTGGTCGTAGCCACGACCGCAGCACATGAGCGCGCAACCGTCCATGCCCTCGGAGGTCTTGTTGCAGAGACGCCCTTGCGTGCCCAGCGAGCCTGTGCTGTGGTTCTGCACACAGTAGTCCGGGCTGGACTCCACATACACCAGATCGTGGGTGGTGGGCGGGTTGAACTTAGAGTGCACCTGCACCAGCTTGCCACGTGTGTTAACCTTCATGGCCGCTGCACTATCATACTTCTCTTTAAGCGCATCACCCACTTTACGGAAATCGGCCAGCTGGAGCCAGCAGGTCTTCAGGCTGCATGAACCCGAAACCCCGTGGCACTTACATGATACGTGGGCCAGGTCAGATGCCATCTGAGGGAGAAAGTGGCAAAAAtttagtgtttatatttaaacacatttttttttacattcagacAATCAAATCCTAGATAACAAATCCTAATCCAATCCTTTAGATAACAGCCACAGTGATATTTAAAGGCAAGTCACAtacaaatttttatatatatatatatatatatatatatatatatatatatatatatatatatatatatatatatatatatttaaaaggtAACTTTAAAAGGAATCagttttaaatagaaaatatagtCAGCTTAAAAGTTAACAAAGGCCGGCAAACTTTTTATAAAAgttaaatgcaaattaaaaataGATCAAACTAAATTACTACAATTCACCTCAAtcacctttaaataaaaaagtaatctttcattgtgttatttaaaaacaatcaaTGTAAGAGGTTtccttttctgtctgtctctatgtgtgtgtgtgtgtgtatagtttgtcCCTGTGTATAATATTGTATGCTAaaccttttttacatttaaatattatatacctTGACCCTCAGGGGTGTAAGGAAATAACAATTAGTTCAACTCTGGCATAACAAGCTGCTTGTCTGCCTTTATGTCTCCTAAAATGTATCATGTGATTATCCAAGTTACGTGCCAAAGGTTCACTTTACTTTTCCACTCTATGTACCATACTCATTGCTGGTCATTATCATAAACTCCTTTTAATAATCCACACCTGCCTGCTAAACTTAATCCACTAAAACCAGGGTTTAGTTTCAGGTCTAGAAGAAAATTATTGGTCTTTTTATAACCAGCCTTAAAAactcaaactaaaacaaacaaaaaaaaagtacattagTTTCTGTGCATTGTTCTGATTGTTTATACATTGTGTCAATGTTTGTTCTCGTCATCAAGTTGGAACACAGTCTGACAATCGCCACTACAGCTTAGCCTAATTCAGTCAGTGAGCACTGAGCGTGAGCTAACAAATTTTCCTTTAGAACACATGTGATTAAGACATGTACCTGCCTCAGGTAAAGCGTTCTCATGAATAAAGGAAAGTGAGGTCAGGATcagtgaccaaaaaaaaatgaagtcaGAGCTACAGAAACGTGCAGATCAAAGGGGGGTTCTTGACACGCAGCAGGCTGAAGCAAGCTGTTACCCAGATGAGAGCTTAGCATGCATTCTTATTATTCTCATAGTTTCACGCTCAGCTGGATTTCAACCATATAACACACACCGCTGACATGGAACCTCGGTTTTCAAGATTAGAAACAGTTGGAATGTTAAATTGTCCATTTATTCTACCTGCAGGTTGGTACTGACCAAAATGCTGTAGAAAACTGTTGCTATTCCAGTTATATAATATGTTTAGCAGATTGAATAATAAATTTGTGGTCTGTTTATTCATATCCAGGAAGTCATGCACTGTACATCCActgtaacattttgaaatggacagagcaacaaaagtgagtgcataaatacatttctgatttCTATTCAGTCTGTAAGAATAAAAGATTATTAAGAATGATATGAAATGCTAAAGATCCAATATGCATCACTTGGACCATCATTTGTATAAAACCATGGTCATTTTTTGTTCTGTCCATACAGATTTGCATAGGCAGGTAAAAACTCTGAAATCAAACTTGGGTGCAAACCAGAACATCCAGTCTGAGAGAGTCTTAgtgaggagagctcagctcGAGAGAACTCTAGTAGTCAGAATGTAATTAGACTTCCAGTAGGAAGCTGAGCCAAAATACAGAGCTGTAGTGCTGAAAACATGCCATGAATTCTGGATATCTGGACTGATGAGAAATTTAATCCTGGATGTGCTACATGAAATGTTTCGAGTTAAAACTAGTTacttatttaatcatttacaaaGTGCAGATTCTGTGTTTTTGGCAAAGGTTTGTTTTTCTGCATATTTCTAGCCAGGGAATAGAAGTTTTATGAGTATATCTTCAGCTATATGTAAACCTCAGGCAAAATCTATTCCCATTTTCGATCATTTAATTGTTTGCATTTAAGAGCAAAATCACTTTTGCTCAGATTTGAACTCAAATCAACTAATTGCTGTAAAAAGGTCCTGAGAAAGTCTTACCACCATTCTAATATCCATTGAAAAAAGATCATTCTCTGATGACTTTTTACAAAGACATTGAATACAACACTCATTTTACATGTATGCATGCACCAGTGCATTACAAACATACTTCACCAGCAATCTCAGTAAGTATAGAAAGCAATGCATGAAAGCAAAAGCTCACCATCCGCCCAGCTTCGTTGTTATGGAGATTCATCAAGAGTCGTGCGTTCTCCGTAGTAGTTTTCTCGTATGCCTTTTCTCGTTCACGAGCATCGACAAACTCCCTGCTGAAGCGATAGCCGTAGTTCAGGTTGTCTCCACAACCTCCCCAGAGCCAGTCTCGTGGAAGATCTTTGGGCCTGGCCGCCCTGCTGCAGCCACAACTCGACAACTCACCCTCCCTGCATGCTCGGCTCACTGCATTCATTACGCCTGCAGCGCTGATTGCATATGTAAATGCTGCCTCGCGGCTTCctgtgcaaaaaacaaacaagcaatttTAGGATCAGAGGAGAAACATAAGTGTGTCATCAAGTTTTGCAAACTTATTCTCCTCAAGATAACATCTCAAGTTTGGACTCAAGAACCAATTTCTCAAGCCGTTATAGAAATAGACTAAGTTATAGAAATAACTTAAAGTgtgttatgtgtttgtgtgtgcgcgcattgcattatattatattatatatatatatatatatatatatatatatatatatatatatatatatatatatatatatatatatatataaaatcatattcCATCCCATACAAAGCTGATTCCGAAATATGACAATGCCCCCTGCTGGTGGACAAACCTTCCAGGAATTCAATGGCTCCAGCCATCTAAAAGGGCCCACGGTTTGCAAAACGGCCCTCAAATAACCTGACCCGCAACCATTCAGAGGCAATTTTCATATTACGCCTGAGGGATATCCAAAAAGACCACAGACTTTCCAGCATTAAAAGGTATACTGTATGTGAAGTGGACTATTCCCATCAGCGAGTCTCCATTACTTCAGAAGACCTCATAATAGCCTATTAAAAGCAGTAAGGTTCTTTTTTCACAGACATGGGATTTAGAATGTAATGAAATACTGGGGCTTTAGGGAGTTTTCTGTCACTGAAGTAAAGACACCATTCCATCTAAAACAATGCAGGCGATGAAATAAACGCTTgtaagatatataaaaaaaaaagtgagacgGTACGGAATGAACATTTAAATGTGATCCAGATGGAAAGGTTCTTTGGGAAGGTTTGGCCTGCAGCGGAAAGGTTACTACTTTTTTCATATGTTTTAGAAAGGTTTAGAAAAGATAGCTGAGCTGGTGATAGACAGATTGTCCTTGAGATACCTCCCTTTTTCTCAGCAAACTAAGGTTCCATCCCCCTAGTGACCCTAATTGTCCTCCTCTCCATAATCTGCAGGACAAGCAGAGATGGATGAGGTGATCAGAGTGTCTTGGTTCTGCCAGGGTTGTGTTGGATTTCCGTAATTTGCATTCCAATAAAGTTGTGTTACGATGTATGAGTTTAACTGCCCATGTCAAGGTTGACCCTAAAGCAAACAGTAGGATGAACTTATAAGGAGAAGTTGGACAGCTACAAAGACTACTgagaatttgaaaaagaaaagcaatttATGCAATGAATCAACTAAATCTGGTGATGAACTTAAATGAACCTAAACAGTGACACTTGCTGAAAATAATAACATGCGAGTTTTGTAATAGTTCTGCATTTCTCAACCTAGAAGTTCTAGCTGTTTATGTCCTTCAAGATTAGTATGTATCTGGGGAGGTTTATCTAAGATTAACAAACCACAGCTCTCAAATGCATTTTGACTGACAATAACATGCAGTAACTTTATCAAAATATAACGCATCTATAAATCACACCCTCAGTCCTCAGCCAGACCGCTTTGCAACAAAGGCACAACATTTTATAGTGAATATTTGAACCTAATCCTTTCGTTAGCTAGCCTGATAAATGTCTTTTCTGGAGTTGAACAGGGTTGAACTAACTAAGCCAAACTGAATatgattttatcatttatgCGTTCCCATCAGGAAAGAAAGATAAACTTCTAGCATCTTTGCAATCCCTATACTATCAAACCCTCATAGAAGGGCGGGGTCAGTTTAGAACGCAGTCCGGTATAAATGTAGGCTAAACGCAATTACTCACCGTTTTCAATGTCGGTTTGCTAGCCGTTTAGAGGCAGCCTTTATTCTGATTCATTGTAAAAACATTCTTCTTGACCACTGCTGTTAAAAATGGACTACCACGTGCACGCTCCTTGCATTAAGTACCCGTTGCCCCCTTGACTAAACAAGGAAAAATCGCCGTACTGCCAAAACAAAGCCAATCAATGGAGAAGAtgaaaaaaaggtgtgtgtgtgtgtgtgtgtgtgtgtgtgtgtgtgtgtgtgtgtgtgtgtatatatatatatatatatatatatatatatatatatatatatatatatatatatatatatatatatatatataaataaagatactGTTAGAACAGCTtcttctgggggaaaaaaaggagccAAGTACCAGCTCGACCCTCATCTGCAAATCACAGCAATACATTAAATGCAGTTCGCTTGACTGGCTACAGATTTGATCAGCTCTATTTTCcgggctttgtttttttttcagtcattaATCACACTTTGAACGGaggtacacacactgtacattcgACTCAAACCTCTAGCCTGGAACCGGGAAGTTTCGAAAGGAGCTTGCACCTaataaagattggtaccagccaAAGATGTGGTTTTACATTGAGATTGATGACCTACACATTTTGTAGTGTCTTTTTAGTGTTATGCATGTCACAAACAGAGGCCTCAATCTGCTGATCTTATGGCATAAATAACTAGAATTACGAGAAGCTTTTAACAAAGTTCCGTTCATGTTTTGGttacacccccacccccaaaacTTTTTGATAGACTTACCAATCTGCATGACACG includes:
- the wnt5a gene encoding protein Wnt-5a; this translates as MLVMNRPSSSGWVKAMGTRHGVVAITFLAFFMQVVVEATSWWSLAMNPLLVPEAYIIGAQPLCSQLAGLSKGQKKLCQLYQDHMQYIGEGAKTGIRECQYQFRHRRWNCSTVDNSSVFGRVMQIGSREAAFTYAISAAGVMNAVSRACREGELSSCGCSRAARPKDLPRDWLWGGCGDNLNYGYRFSREFVDAREREKAYEKTTTENARLLMNLHNNEAGRMMASDLAHVSCKCHGVSGSCSLKTCWLQLADFRKVGDALKEKYDSAAAMKVNTRGKLVQVHSKFNPPTTHDLVYVESSPDYCVQNHSTGSLGTQGRLCNKTSEGMDGCALMCCGRGYDQFKATLVERCHCKFHWCCYVKCKRCTRVVDQFVCK